The Spirosoma foliorum genome has a window encoding:
- a CDS encoding acyltransferase family protein, protein MKTTEFEISADKYGLKPVGTIPTASSRLLSLDFFRGLTVAAMVTVNNPGDWGNIYAPLEHASWNGWTPTDLIFPFFLFIVGVSITFALGRTGGMEKGVIGKIVKRSVTLFLLGLFLNFFPKFDITIVRIPGVLQRIAVVYLACSLILLKTTPRQQVYIFCGIVLGYWFLMTVIPVPGVGYANLEPETNLAAWFDRIILTPAHVYKPAKVWDPEGLLSTLPAIGTGLLGLLTGTWLRSNRVAAEKVAWLFATGCLLTLLGLLWDGLFPINKALWTSSYVLLAGGLAMLGLALCYWLIDVQHYKRGVLPFVAFGVNAITVFFLSGLIPRIMNLIHVTQPDGTEVGSKEYLYRTFIAPHFADPKNASLAGALTFVLIWFGILWWMYRKNVIIKV, encoded by the coding sequence ATGAAAACGACGGAATTTGAAATTAGTGCAGATAAATACGGGCTAAAGCCCGTAGGTACAATCCCAACCGCTTCATCACGGTTGCTCTCACTTGATTTCTTTCGGGGGCTGACTGTCGCAGCTATGGTTACAGTCAATAATCCTGGTGATTGGGGGAATATTTATGCACCTCTTGAGCATGCATCCTGGAATGGCTGGACGCCCACCGATTTAATTTTTCCGTTCTTTTTGTTCATTGTTGGCGTGTCGATCACTTTTGCGCTGGGGCGAACTGGTGGAATGGAAAAGGGTGTAATCGGGAAGATTGTCAAACGGAGCGTGACGCTGTTTTTGCTGGGTCTGTTTCTGAATTTCTTCCCGAAGTTTGATATCACAATCGTTCGGATTCCGGGTGTTTTACAGCGGATTGCCGTGGTTTATCTGGCCTGTTCGCTTATTTTACTGAAGACAACTCCTCGTCAGCAAGTCTATATTTTTTGCGGCATTGTTTTGGGATACTGGTTCCTGATGACGGTTATTCCGGTGCCGGGCGTAGGGTATGCCAATCTCGAACCCGAAACTAATTTGGCTGCCTGGTTCGACCGAATCATTCTAACCCCTGCGCACGTATACAAACCCGCGAAAGTTTGGGACCCTGAGGGGTTGCTAAGTACACTACCCGCCATTGGAACGGGCTTACTGGGTCTGCTAACCGGAACGTGGTTACGAAGCAATCGGGTGGCGGCCGAGAAAGTAGCCTGGCTTTTTGCCACAGGCTGTCTACTTACATTGCTTGGGCTACTCTGGGATGGCCTTTTTCCGATTAACAAAGCCCTCTGGACCAGTTCATACGTGCTTTTAGCGGGCGGCCTCGCCATGCTTGGTTTGGCTTTGTGCTACTGGCTGATCGATGTACAGCACTATAAGCGGGGCGTGTTGCCGTTTGTCGCTTTTGGTGTCAATGCTATTACAGTGTTCTTTTTGTCAGGGCTTATTCCGCGTATCATGAACCTGATTCATGTAACTCAGCCCGATGGTACCGAAGTCGGGTCGAAAGAGTATCTGTACCGAACCTTTATTGCCCCACATTTTGCTGACCCGAAAAATGCATCGCTGGCAGGGGCACTGACATTTGTACTGATCTGGTTCGGTATTCTTTGGTGGATGTACCGAAAAAATGTGATTATCAAGGTCTAG
- a CDS encoding ketosteroid isomerase-related protein gives MTALDTVSRYYDAFNRKDWETMLSLLHPEVRHDSNQGATRIGKDVFSQFLQHMDDCYDETLTDIVVMTEPTGTRAACEFVVNGVYKKTDGDLPAATGQTYVLPAGSFLEVADGLITRVTTYYNLPLWESLVLG, from the coding sequence ATGACTGCTCTCGATACTGTTTCACGCTATTACGACGCTTTTAATCGCAAAGATTGGGAAACCATGCTCAGCCTGCTTCACCCAGAAGTTCGCCACGACAGCAATCAGGGAGCCACACGCATCGGTAAAGACGTATTTAGCCAGTTTCTTCAACATATGGACGACTGCTACGACGAAACCCTGACCGATATCGTTGTTATGACCGAACCCACCGGAACACGGGCTGCCTGCGAATTTGTTGTGAATGGGGTCTATAAAAAAACGGACGGCGATTTGCCCGCAGCTACCGGTCAAACTTATGTATTGCCCGCTGGCTCGTTCCTTGAAGTTGCCGATGGCCTAATTACCCGCGTTACAACTTACTACAATCTACCCCTCTGGGAGTCATTGGTACTTGGGTAA
- a CDS encoding transposase gives MMKIEYARNLPHLQYVGASFFVTFCLKGSLPAAVVREFIAERDRVIKAMKEKNADGISDEVYREQKKYFARIERTLDACQYGYDWLKNPLVADALAKRIKDIDGKGYELLAYCIMPNHIHLVVDTANQLDTLEPDEAITTDNYRQLYQTLRLIKGGSAFEANRLLGRSGAFWQPESYDHYVRDAAELKRIINYTLQNPVKAGLVNDWKEWPYTYLSEGF, from the coding sequence ATGATGAAGATAGAATATGCGCGTAATCTGCCCCATCTTCAATATGTTGGGGCTTCTTTTTTTGTGACTTTCTGTTTGAAAGGCTCGCTTCCGGCTGCTGTTGTTCGGGAGTTTATCGCCGAACGGGATCGAGTGATAAAAGCCATGAAGGAGAAAAATGCAGATGGGATTTCAGACGAAGTTTATCGGGAGCAAAAAAAGTACTTTGCCCGTATTGAGCGAACATTAGATGCTTGCCAGTATGGTTATGACTGGCTTAAGAATCCACTTGTTGCTGATGCGCTGGCTAAGCGAATTAAAGACATTGACGGAAAAGGGTATGAATTACTCGCCTATTGCATCATGCCAAATCATATACATTTGGTAGTTGATACCGCCAATCAACTGGATACGCTAGAACCAGATGAGGCCATCACAACAGACAACTATCGCCAATTGTATCAGACCCTGAGGTTAATTAAGGGCGGTTCAGCGTTTGAGGCTAATCGCCTATTGGGTCGTTCAGGTGCATTCTGGCAACCAGAAAGTTATGATCATTATGTACGTGATGCCGCAGAGTTAAAGCGGATCATAAATTATACGTTGCAGAATCCTGTTAAAGCTGGTTTAGTGAATGACTGGAAGGAGTGGCCGTATACGTATCTTAGCGAAGGATTTTGA
- a CDS encoding response regulator transcription factor: MSIRILITDDHSVVRKGIRMLLEDEADIQIVGEASDGDEAVELLSSIQTDVLLLDITMPRMSGIEALKVITQQYPRVKTIMFSMHNNPDYIIKAVQHGAAGYLLKDTGLEEILHAVRTVHTGDLYYPPSASSVIIQHLVLPGATQRKEGGATEPLRGSVWNKITSREAQILTCLIDGMSSPEIANRFGISPNTVANQRASIIRKAGVKNTVDLIRIALEEKSRY; this comes from the coding sequence ATGTCGATACGAATTCTTATAACCGATGATCATTCTGTGGTCCGAAAAGGAATTCGGATGCTACTTGAAGATGAAGCCGACATCCAGATTGTTGGCGAAGCCTCAGATGGCGACGAGGCAGTCGAGTTGCTTTCCAGCATTCAGACGGATGTCTTGTTACTCGATATAACCATGCCTCGTATGTCGGGTATTGAAGCGCTCAAAGTCATTACACAGCAATACCCCAGGGTTAAAACAATTATGTTTAGTATGCATAATAACCCGGATTACATTATAAAAGCCGTCCAACACGGAGCCGCAGGTTATCTATTAAAAGATACGGGGCTGGAAGAAATCCTGCACGCCGTCCGGACGGTGCACACGGGAGATTTATACTATCCGCCCAGCGCTTCGTCTGTAATCATTCAGCATTTAGTATTACCAGGTGCAACCCAGCGCAAAGAGGGCGGAGCGACAGAGCCTTTGCGCGGATCGGTCTGGAATAAAATCACCTCCCGCGAGGCTCAGATCCTAACCTGCCTGATCGACGGGATGAGCAGTCCCGAAATTGCCAATCGATTCGGTATCAGTCCGAATACGGTTGCCAATCAACGAGCGAGTATTATCCGTAAAGCGGGCGTCAAAAATACCGTCGATTTAATTCGTATCGCGCTGGAAGAGAAAAGCAGGTACTAG
- a CDS encoding GNAT family N-acetyltransferase, protein MPNNNLTFRRLTGPDFRTVFDDLAALRIAVFYDFPYLYKGTVEYEKTYLETYTRAERSFLFAVYDGDQMVGATTALPLRDETADVQAPFLKAGYDLDTVFYFGESILLPAYRGLGLGKKFFDEREAHARQFGHYTMTCFCAVHRPADHPLRPANYQPLDNFWTKRGYQRDESLQSEFVWPDRNETIETAKPMIYWRRVLD, encoded by the coding sequence TTGCCAAATAACAACCTAACCTTCCGCCGATTAACAGGCCCAGATTTCCGAACTGTCTTCGACGACTTAGCGGCCTTGCGGATCGCTGTTTTTTACGACTTCCCGTATTTGTATAAGGGAACGGTCGAGTATGAGAAAACCTATCTGGAAACCTATACTCGTGCTGAACGGTCATTTCTGTTTGCGGTTTACGATGGAGATCAGATGGTTGGCGCCACCACAGCTTTGCCCTTACGAGACGAAACTGCCGACGTACAAGCTCCTTTTCTGAAAGCAGGTTACGATCTTGATACGGTATTCTATTTCGGAGAAAGTATTCTGTTGCCTGCTTACCGGGGTCTTGGCTTAGGTAAGAAGTTTTTTGATGAGCGCGAAGCCCACGCCCGACAGTTTGGCCACTATACAATGACTTGCTTTTGCGCCGTACACCGCCCTGCGGATCATCCACTTCGTCCGGCAAACTACCAGCCCCTTGATAATTTCTGGACAAAACGGGGGTATCAGCGGGATGAAAGCCTACAAAGTGAATTCGTTTGGCCCGACCGAAACGAGACAATTGAAACTGCCAAGCCGATGATCTATTGGAGACGAGTGCTCGACTAA
- the nirD gene encoding nitrite reductase small subunit NirD, protein METKTIHKDEITWHPACNTAHIPEDGGACVLLGGRQIAIFNFSRRGEWYATENECPHRQQMVLSRGMIGTQSDEPKVACPFHKKTFSLKTGDCLNDDGYKIATFPIKVVDDMVYIGV, encoded by the coding sequence ATGGAAACAAAGACAATACATAAAGACGAAATAACCTGGCATCCGGCCTGCAACACGGCCCACATTCCTGAAGATGGGGGCGCTTGCGTGCTACTGGGTGGGCGACAAATCGCCATTTTTAATTTTTCCCGTCGGGGCGAATGGTATGCGACGGAGAATGAGTGTCCGCACCGTCAGCAAATGGTTTTGTCGCGCGGTATGATCGGTACACAAAGCGATGAACCGAAGGTGGCCTGCCCATTTCATAAAAAGACATTTTCACTGAAAACGGGCGACTGCCTGAATGACGACGGCTATAAGATTGCGACTTTCCCGATAAAAGTAGTCGACGACATGGTGTATATTGGGGTGTAA
- a CDS encoding NUDIX hydrolase, which produces MTYIDQLRTYYERVTEECVSGLSLDCVIFGFHDTRLKVLLLKWKDTNEWSLPGGFIYKNESVDTAAGRVLRERTGLDQLFLQQFHLFGDAVRYDIEDTWQRLKMPMKYGINWPDRTISMGYYALVDYTKVMPTADFMSDECCWWDISELPSLLYDHQHIIEVALKTLRLQLNWQPIGLNLMPEKFTIPELQRLYEAVLGRPLDARNFHKKITGLSVLTRLDERRTGGAHKSPYLYQFDTVNYQKALINGNLNFV; this is translated from the coding sequence ATGACTTACATTGACCAATTACGGACTTACTATGAACGAGTAACCGAAGAGTGCGTATCTGGCCTATCGCTCGATTGCGTTATTTTCGGATTTCACGATACCCGGCTTAAAGTGCTGCTGTTGAAGTGGAAAGACACAAACGAGTGGAGTCTACCGGGGGGATTTATATACAAAAATGAGTCGGTCGATACGGCCGCCGGGCGGGTACTGCGCGAGCGAACGGGTCTGGATCAACTATTTCTGCAACAGTTTCACCTATTCGGTGATGCGGTTCGGTATGATATTGAGGATACCTGGCAACGGTTAAAAATGCCCATGAAATACGGCATTAACTGGCCCGACCGGACAATTTCGATGGGCTACTACGCGCTGGTCGACTATACGAAGGTGATGCCGACCGCCGATTTTATGTCGGACGAATGCTGTTGGTGGGATATTAGTGAACTGCCGTCGTTGCTGTATGACCATCAACATATTATTGAGGTAGCCCTGAAAACGCTTCGCCTTCAATTGAACTGGCAGCCCATTGGGCTCAATCTGATGCCCGAAAAATTCACCATACCTGAGTTGCAGCGACTCTATGAAGCCGTTTTAGGGCGCCCTTTGGATGCCCGAAATTTTCATAAAAAAATAACCGGGTTGAGTGTTCTAACCCGCTTAGACGAACGGCGGACGGGCGGAGCGCATAAGTCTCCCTATCTATATCAGTTCGATACGGTGAACTACCAGAAAGCGCTGATCAACGGCAATCTGAATTTTGTTTGA
- a CDS encoding (2Fe-2S)-binding protein, which translates to MASLKLTINNQPHTIDADPEMPLLWAIRDVVGLTGTKFGCGIAQCGACTVHLDGNPTRSCSVPVSAVVGQKITTIEGLSKNGDHPVQKAWIEHQVPQCGYCQSGQIMSAAALLKQTPKPTDEDIDIAMQGNICRCGTYDRIRKAIHTASSEMQSAPKMPKSTPKIGKR; encoded by the coding sequence ATGGCATCCCTAAAATTGACAATTAATAATCAGCCACATACCATTGACGCAGATCCGGAGATGCCATTGCTATGGGCTATTCGTGATGTGGTTGGCCTGACAGGCACCAAGTTCGGTTGTGGTATTGCACAATGTGGCGCTTGTACCGTCCATTTAGATGGTAATCCAACTCGCTCGTGCAGCGTTCCGGTATCGGCAGTTGTTGGGCAGAAAATAACGACGATCGAAGGACTCTCTAAAAACGGCGACCATCCGGTACAGAAAGCATGGATTGAACATCAGGTACCCCAATGCGGCTATTGCCAGTCGGGACAAATCATGTCGGCGGCAGCATTGCTGAAACAAACGCCCAAACCAACCGACGAAGATATCGACATCGCTATGCAGGGAAATATCTGCCGCTGTGGCACCTACGACCGTATTCGGAAAGCCATTCATACGGCTTCATCCGAGATGCAATCAGCCCCTAAAATGCCAAAATCTACGCCTAAAATCGGGAAGCGATGA
- a CDS encoding Gfo/Idh/MocA family protein yields MKTTASEDRTIGLGVIGMGGFGLFAVQQFLQTPHTKLVAIAGSKREESIVAAKRFGAETLASIDELVNHPDVDLVYIATPPFMHYEQAMLALNAGKHVICEKPLAMNPEQGREMIETAREKGLLMVTNLMQRYNPMFARVKHLIDKNLLGDFLHGYFENYAGDEGLSPEHWFWDRTKSGGIFIEHGVHFFDMFTGWLGDGTLKASQVVKRPNSKDIEDQVQATVEYGNEETGKKLVNFYHGFTQTGRMDRQEMRLLFERGDITLFEWVPTRMIMRCVVDEETTRALMELFPGAQLNVTANIGGKDRPLRGRHKEFDAYQQIELRFGFGDEKQHIYSELLRLMFQDQVRAIHYPEAHRIITEQNGLNSLIIATEADTLARS; encoded by the coding sequence ATGAAAACAACTGCATCGGAAGACCGCACAATTGGGCTTGGCGTTATTGGTATGGGGGGCTTCGGATTGTTCGCCGTTCAGCAATTTTTACAGACTCCACATACAAAATTAGTTGCCATTGCTGGCTCAAAACGAGAGGAGTCTATTGTGGCTGCTAAACGGTTTGGTGCCGAGACCTTGGCGAGTATCGACGAATTGGTCAATCATCCTGACGTCGATCTGGTCTATATTGCTACCCCTCCGTTTATGCATTACGAGCAGGCTATGCTGGCCCTGAATGCCGGAAAACACGTCATTTGCGAGAAACCGCTGGCCATGAATCCGGAGCAAGGTCGAGAAATGATCGAGACGGCGCGGGAAAAAGGGTTGCTGATGGTAACCAACCTGATGCAGCGCTATAACCCGATGTTCGCTAGGGTCAAGCATCTGATTGATAAAAACTTGTTAGGCGATTTCCTGCATGGCTATTTTGAAAACTATGCAGGCGATGAAGGCCTTTCGCCCGAACACTGGTTCTGGGATCGCACGAAATCGGGAGGCATTTTCATCGAACACGGTGTTCACTTCTTCGACATGTTTACGGGTTGGTTGGGTGATGGAACCCTTAAAGCGTCGCAGGTTGTAAAACGCCCGAACAGCAAAGATATTGAAGATCAGGTGCAGGCAACGGTCGAATATGGCAATGAGGAAACGGGTAAGAAGCTGGTTAATTTTTATCACGGTTTCACCCAAACTGGCCGGATGGATCGTCAGGAAATGCGGCTGCTGTTTGAACGGGGCGATATTACCCTATTCGAATGGGTTCCAACCCGGATGATTATGCGCTGTGTAGTCGATGAAGAAACAACGCGGGCATTGATGGAACTCTTTCCGGGCGCTCAACTAAATGTAACGGCCAATATTGGCGGGAAAGATCGGCCGTTACGTGGTCGGCATAAAGAGTTCGATGCCTACCAGCAAATTGAACTTCGATTCGGCTTTGGCGATGAGAAGCAACACATTTACAGCGAATTACTGCGTCTGATGTTTCAAGATCAGGTCAGAGCCATTCATTATCCTGAAGCGCACCGGATCATTACAGAGCAGAATGGGCTTAACTCGCTGATCATTGCAACCGAGGCCGATACGCTGGCGCGGAGTTAA
- the nagB gene encoding glucosamine-6-phosphate deaminase, which translates to MITESTLLDNPDGQLPGTTPTGGPIQAAITYEKIPTHIYADAKDASRAVAQEIADLIRQKQSEGKPCVLGLATGSSPKTVYAELIRMHREEGLSFHNVVSFNLDEYYPMEPDSLQSYWRFMREQLFDHVDIPAGNYHVPDGTLRTDKVAEFTKEYEAEIEAAGGLDFQLLGIGGNGHIGFNEPGSLINSHTRLMMLDNSTRAAASVDFGGLPKTPRKAITMGVSSILGARRVVLLAWGERKAPVIRGAVEGLVTELNPASYLQTHPNALFVIDEAAASELTRMKTPWLVDSVVWDNKMKKKAVTYLSLTLGKPVLKLTDRDYNDNGMSDLLAQYGQAYDINIDVFNQLQHTITGWPGGKPNADDTNRPERALPAHKRCLIFSPHPDDDIISMGGTFQRLRDQGHEVHIGYQTSGNIAVADDEALRFADYVVDFNTKFGIKSPEATRIFQDAAASLREKKDSEMDTAEVRYVKGLIRMGEAKSTCRFVGIPVENAHFMNMPFYETGKVAKKPLSEEDIKITMALIEEVKPHQIYAAGDLADPHGTHKVCLDAILESVRRLKHKNFMKDCWVWLYRGAWAEWDIHEIEMAVPMSPDQVMKKRLGIFKHQSQKDGVVYQGTDSREFWQRAEERNSATAGLYNRLGLAEYEAMEAFVRWRF; encoded by the coding sequence ATGATTACGGAGTCCACTCTGCTTGACAATCCGGACGGCCAATTGCCAGGAACAACCCCTACCGGTGGCCCCATTCAGGCCGCCATCACTTACGAAAAAATTCCAACTCACATCTACGCTGATGCTAAGGATGCATCGCGGGCTGTGGCTCAGGAAATTGCTGATTTGATTCGCCAGAAACAAAGCGAAGGAAAGCCTTGTGTTCTGGGGTTGGCAACGGGTTCTTCGCCCAAAACGGTTTATGCTGAACTGATTCGCATGCACCGGGAAGAAGGCCTGAGTTTTCACAATGTGGTATCGTTCAATCTGGACGAATATTACCCGATGGAGCCCGACTCCCTGCAAAGCTACTGGCGTTTTATGCGGGAGCAACTGTTCGACCATGTCGATATTCCTGCCGGAAATTACCATGTTCCAGACGGAACGCTTCGGACTGATAAGGTCGCGGAGTTTACGAAGGAATATGAAGCTGAAATTGAAGCCGCTGGTGGCCTGGATTTCCAACTGCTGGGTATTGGTGGTAATGGCCACATTGGCTTTAACGAACCGGGCTCATTGATCAATTCGCACACGCGATTGATGATGCTCGATAACTCGACACGGGCTGCCGCTTCAGTTGATTTTGGTGGTCTGCCTAAAACACCTCGTAAAGCTATTACGATGGGTGTTTCGAGTATTCTGGGTGCCCGGCGAGTGGTTTTGCTGGCCTGGGGTGAGCGGAAAGCACCCGTTATTCGGGGGGCTGTAGAAGGTCTGGTGACTGAACTAAATCCGGCATCGTATCTGCAAACGCACCCGAATGCCTTATTTGTAATTGATGAGGCTGCTGCTTCGGAGTTGACCCGCATGAAAACGCCCTGGTTGGTGGATTCGGTTGTTTGGGACAACAAGATGAAGAAAAAGGCAGTCACTTATTTGTCGCTAACGCTCGGGAAACCCGTTCTGAAGCTAACCGACCGCGATTATAACGACAATGGTATGAGCGATCTGCTTGCCCAATATGGTCAGGCATATGATATCAACATCGACGTTTTCAACCAGCTTCAGCACACCATTACCGGTTGGCCAGGTGGTAAACCCAATGCTGATGACACCAACCGTCCTGAACGGGCGTTGCCTGCTCACAAACGCTGCCTGATTTTCAGCCCTCACCCCGATGATGATATTATCTCGATGGGCGGAACCTTCCAGCGCCTGCGCGATCAGGGGCATGAGGTGCATATTGGCTATCAGACGTCTGGGAACATTGCCGTTGCCGATGATGAAGCACTCCGTTTCGCGGATTATGTCGTGGATTTTAACACGAAATTCGGGATTAAAAGCCCCGAAGCAACCCGAATTTTCCAGGATGCCGCAGCGTCGTTACGGGAGAAAAAAGACTCCGAAATGGACACCGCTGAGGTGCGCTATGTGAAAGGCCTGATTCGGATGGGCGAGGCTAAATCGACTTGCCGGTTTGTAGGTATCCCGGTTGAGAATGCACACTTTATGAATATGCCGTTCTACGAAACGGGAAAAGTGGCCAAAAAGCCGCTTAGCGAAGAAGATATCAAGATTACGATGGCGCTGATTGAGGAAGTGAAACCGCATCAGATCTATGCCGCGGGTGATCTTGCCGATCCACACGGAACGCATAAAGTTTGTTTAGATGCTATCCTGGAATCGGTTCGTCGGTTAAAACATAAGAATTTCATGAAAGACTGCTGGGTTTGGCTCTATCGCGGTGCCTGGGCCGAGTGGGATATTCACGAAATTGAAATGGCTGTACCAATGTCGCCGGATCAGGTCATGAAAAAGCGATTGGGTATTTTCAAACACCAGTCGCAGAAAGATGGCGTTGTGTATCAGGGCACCGATTCGCGGGAGTTCTGGCAACGGGCCGAAGAGCGAAACAGTGCTACGGCCGGTTTGTACAACCGACTCGGTTTAGCTGAGTACGAAGCCATGGAAGCATTTGTACGCTGGCGGTTTTAG
- a CDS encoding ATP-binding protein, with translation MTQLDQQVASRLTRFYMLALAVIAVLSLSGLLFIKHTISTHYDDSRILNVAGRQRMLSQRLTKLAMLRIEGITTADTVSFDSLLNSWSQSHIQLRNGMLHMEKKYVVRKSSRLDSMFTRVAPVFESIYQSFSRINDPKRTIEEKKASLQIILRDEFSFIQQMNDIVFQFDTESFDQVKRLEQIEWLLTLATLLTLLIEGLFIFRPVVNHTRHVVRRLARSEKALQLANNHLEIANRELESTNQNLAASNRKLVETQQELLRTTEEKYQLQLAEDTVRSAALLEGQEEERRRFARELHDGIGQMLTGLKLHAEKLKATSFTDEKQRARFAELCELIGDTIQTTRQVSYNLMPSTLSDFGLGSTLQLLAEQTTRSSGVSVVFTGTTDAKRLSPAMEIGLYRIVQEALHNALKYADAHSIKINLQQSPQKLLLTIDDDGKGFVLNASPTDDKRRSTTNGLENMRTRTRLLNGDFSISSKLKKGTKIRVSVNLSENLT, from the coding sequence ATGACTCAACTCGATCAACAGGTAGCTAGTCGACTAACCCGGTTTTATATGCTGGCACTCGCTGTCATAGCGGTGCTATCGTTGAGCGGGCTACTGTTCATCAAGCATACGATCAGCACACATTATGACGATAGTCGTATTCTGAACGTAGCCGGACGGCAGCGGATGTTGAGTCAGCGCCTGACCAAACTGGCTATGTTACGCATTGAGGGCATTACGACGGCCGATACGGTTTCCTTCGATTCGTTGCTTAACTCCTGGAGCCAGAGTCATATTCAGTTACGAAACGGCATGCTGCACATGGAAAAAAAGTATGTCGTCCGAAAGAGTAGTCGACTCGACAGCATGTTTACGCGTGTTGCTCCCGTATTCGAATCCATTTACCAGAGCTTTTCCCGTATCAACGACCCAAAACGTACGATTGAAGAGAAGAAGGCATCGCTTCAAATTATTCTGCGCGATGAGTTTTCGTTCATCCAGCAGATGAACGACATTGTTTTTCAGTTCGATACAGAAAGCTTTGATCAGGTAAAACGTCTTGAACAAATTGAATGGCTGCTCACCCTCGCTACCTTACTAACGCTACTGATTGAAGGGCTATTTATTTTCAGGCCGGTAGTTAATCATACCAGGCACGTGGTTCGTCGGCTGGCCCGATCAGAGAAAGCGTTACAGTTAGCCAATAATCATCTGGAAATCGCCAACCGGGAGCTGGAATCAACAAATCAGAATCTGGCAGCCTCGAACCGAAAACTCGTTGAAACTCAACAGGAACTGCTTCGTACTACCGAAGAAAAATACCAATTGCAGCTAGCCGAAGACACGGTTCGGTCGGCTGCACTGCTCGAAGGCCAGGAAGAAGAGCGACGGCGTTTTGCCCGTGAGCTGCATGATGGTATTGGCCAGATGCTTACGGGCCTGAAACTCCATGCCGAAAAACTAAAGGCGACTTCCTTTACTGATGAAAAGCAACGAGCCCGGTTCGCCGAACTTTGCGAGCTGATTGGTGATACGATTCAAACAACCCGGCAGGTTTCTTACAACCTAATGCCATCGACACTAAGTGATTTCGGACTGGGATCAACGTTGCAGCTCCTGGCCGAACAAACAACCCGATCTTCGGGCGTTTCTGTCGTTTTTACGGGTACTACTGATGCCAAACGGCTTAGCCCAGCTATGGAAATCGGGTTGTACCGTATTGTTCAGGAAGCTCTACATAATGCCCTGAAATATGCGGATGCACACAGTATAAAAATTAACTTGCAACAGAGTCCGCAAAAACTGCTGCTAACCATAGACGACGACGGAAAAGGGTTTGTTCTAAACGCATCACCCACCGACGATAAGCGACGATCAACAACGAATGGTCTTGAGAACATGCGCACTCGAACCCGTTTGCTCAATGGCGATTTTAGCATTAGCTCGAAACTCAAAAAAGGAACGAAAATCCGTGTCAGTGTCAACCTATCCGAAAATCTCACCTAA